The following are encoded together in the Bacillota bacterium genome:
- a CDS encoding MgtC/SapB family protein, with amino-acid sequence MLSYQEIVIRMLISLLVGLVIGYERTKQQKPAGIRTYSLVCIGSTLFMVISAYGLQSLPYISGFRMDPGRIAAQIITGIGFLGAGVIWKDRGTIRGLTTAANLWITAGLGMAIGLGLYFLTLVSVICIFLALYSSPILCRLGLLYYPEEKIEEDREKKFS; translated from the coding sequence ATGCTTTCTTATCAGGAAATCGTGATCAGAATGTTGATTTCCCTTCTGGTAGGGTTAGTTATCGGTTACGAACGAACGAAGCAACAAAAACCTGCCGGAATCCGGACCTACTCCCTGGTTTGTATTGGTTCTACCCTTTTTATGGTGATCAGTGCATACGGACTTCAAAGTCTCCCTTATATAAGTGGTTTTCGCATGGACCCCGGCCGGATTGCAGCACAGATAATAACAGGAATCGGTTTTCTCGGGGCAGGAGTTATTTGGAAAGATCGGGGAACGATTCGGGGACTAACAACAGCAGCTAACCTGTGGATTACGGCAGGCTTAGGAATGGCGATCGGTTTGGGGCTATATTTTTTAACCCTGGTCAGTGTGATTTGTATTTTTCTTGCTCTGTACAGTTCTCCCATTCTCTGTCGTCTTGGACTCCTTTATTACCCGGAAGAAAAAATAGAAGAAGATAGAGAAAAAAAATTTAGTTGA